CTTTGGTGCCTTAGCACCATTTGAAACGTTAAAAGCTGAAATAACGCCAGAAACAAATGACTTCTTTGTTAGTGATGCTGAAGGTGATCCAGATTGTCCCTCTGAAGGGTACTCTTCCGTTGAGCAGGCCCTTAATACACTACGCCAAGGAAAGGTTGGTTTTACAATCGGTCATAATGTGTTATAGCATGTTCCTATcagcttctcttttctcaaaatcaattctgacacaAAAGAGTTTCTTAGACATGTTTCtcctcagaattgattttgactttagaatcaatgaTTTATAAACATGCATTTAGTGGTACCGTAACACACTCTTAATATATGAGTATGATAGGCAAATAACATGTTTTTATATAGCATGTTTTGTTTCACAGTTAAATCTTCTAGAATTACTTCTAGTTAGGAGCTACTAGTCTTAGCTTCAGGAAAAACATGCTTTGAATTCTGTGCAAATTGTAAAATCAAACACCTACTTAGTGCTACAAAAACACACTCTTAAATGAGTATGATATGCAAATAAACATGTTTTTGTTCACTTTTATATTCAGTAAAAGGTTAATCTAACAACTAGCGTaccttattttattttctagttTGTGATTGTGGTAGATGATGAAAATGGGGATATTCAAGGAAATCTCATAATGGCTGCATCTCTTACTAGTACCAAGGATGTGGCCTTTATGGTTAAGCATGGATCAGGTATTGTGTCCGTTGGCATGAAAGAGGAGGATCTTCAAAGACTGAACCTTCCCCTTATGTCACCAGAGACCGAAGACGAGGATTCTTCTGCCCCCACCTTCACTATCACCGTGGTGAGTACCAAATTCTTTTAGTGTATGTTTAGAAATTCTTCTAGAATTGGTTCTAAAGTCGAAATACATTGTGTGAAGAAGTTAACGTGAGTAGCTTCTAATGTCAGAATTGAACTCCGTGgaaagaaaaattgattcaaatatgctactattatatttggattaacttcttttctttctctgagAATCGATTCTCTTGCATAGAAACTACTGATTGAAGCTTttctcagaattgattttgacttaaaATGTGTTTCCACAATACGTTCAAGCTTCATATAACAAATTATCTTAGATTGATGTATGGATGTGAAGCTTACAAGGAGGCATTTGAGATTGTCAAACTCTGTCGTTGTAGGATGCAAAATATGGAACCTCCACAGGTGTATCAGCTGCAGATAGAGCAAAAACAGTTCTTGCTTTGTCATCTCCTGTGTCTACATCAGAAGACTTCATCAAGCCAGGTCATGTGTTTCCCCTCAAGTATAGAAATGGTGGGGTTCTTAGGAGGGCAGGTCATACTGAGGCTTCTGTTGATTTAGTTACTCTTGCTGGCTTGTCCCCAGTTTCTGTTCTTACGGCTCTTGTTGATGAAGATGGTGGCTCTATGGCATCTTTGCCCTATTTAAGAAAATTAGCATTCGAATACAGCATACCAATTGTTTCCATAACTGATTTGATAAGGTAAGAGTAGAGTATGTTTGGTGTGTGCAAGTGTTAGAATCGATTCTTCATTATCAAAATGAGCGTGTGTTTGAAAACTCGTTCGAAAACTTGAAGTAACCAAAATGATAGTGGACAGAAGCAAAAGCTAAGGGAAGTTGCTTCCTTTTACCGTGATTTTGGCTACATCGTCATTTTCGGAAGAGTTTCCAAAAATGCACTTGATTTTTTGGTGTTTAGTTGTTTCCTTTCACATTTAAATATTTGATTCTAgctccaaaatcaattctgggatTAAGTTACAAATCCTAGCTTCTCGGATTGACATAATTAATTCTGAGATTTCACAATTGGACTTCACAACATTAGCCcataaaaatcacttttcttatAGATGTCACTTCACTTTCAACTCATTTTTATCACAATCAGTTCTGTCAACATCAATTCTATTCAAAATCAACTCTGACAACCCTGACCAAAACACATATTAAGTAGTTAGGCAGACATAGTTTCACCATACCTTCACTTTTGAGAAACAATAAGCAACTTCGGTTCCTTCTTCCTATGTCAGTAGTTCTGCTTACTGCATTGAACAGTTGGCTTTCTTCTGATTTATAAGCTAATCAAATTCACCTAAATGATGTGACTGTATATACTGCTAAGGTACCGGAGAAAGCGAGAAAAGTTGGTTGAAAGAACTTCTGTTTCTCGTCTGCCTACAAAGTGGGGTTTATTTCAAGCATATTGCTACCGCTCAAAGTTGGATGGAACAGAACACATAGCTATTGTGAAGGTAAGAAATATTTATTTAGAGAAGAAATttataagagaaagaaagagaagactGTAATGTGAAATTTGAATCATAGCTTTGCTAACTGATTTCTTAAGGGTGTATATATACAAATGGTTCTAAAGTGAAAAGTCAGAATCAATTTCTGTGAAGAAGCTACAATGAGTAGCTTCTAGGTTCCAAAGTTGATTCAAAAGAGAAGTCGAATCTGTTATTAGCTACttgttttatatattctaaGTGATCAACTTACATGCATAGGGAGACATAGGAGATGGGCAAGATGTCCTTGTGCGAGTACATTCAGAATGTTTAACAGGAGATATTTTTGGATCAGCTCGGTGTGACTGTGGCGACCAGTTAGATTTGGCAATGAGACTGATCGAAGAAGCAGGTAGAGGAGTAGTTGTCTATCTTCGAGGTCATGAGGGAAGAGGCATTGGACTTGGTCACAAACTTAAGGCCTATAATTTGCAGGATCAAGGCCATGACACAGTTCAGGCAAACATAGAATTGGGGTTAGCTGTTGATGCTCGTGAATATGGGATTGGTGCCCAGGTCAGATTTATCCATCATTGTTGCTTCTAGTGTGTGTTTTACTTTCAACGTGTTTGAGGCACACTCTAAACCACTTAGATATTGTGTTTCTTTTATAGTATATTATGTTAGTGAACCCTTCCTGTGATTGCATTTAATTTGAGGAATTTATATGGATGCTTGATGATTTATTTTAAGCATCCTTCAAGAACTGTTAAGTTTAATGTTAcaaaataagctgattttataTCCTGGTGCTGACAAATAACCATGAAGTATGCAGATTCTGGGGGATATAGGAGTTAGAACTATGAGGCTAATGACTAACAACCCAGCAAAGTTCACTGGTCTCAAAGGGTATGGTTTGGCAGTGCTAGGGAGGGTTCCTGTAATGACACCAATTACTGAGGAAAACAAGAGGTACCTGGAAACAAAAAGGACCAAAATGGGACATGTTTATGGGTCTGATATACAAGGATCGTTACCTGGATTCAACAATTCAATTGTAAATGACCAAGACTTACCAGAGAACACTTAGCGCACACATGTTTGGGGATCtttctataatttattttattggcAAACTCCATTCTGGTTAGAAGAAGCTtgtgtgagtagcttctgagcATAATCCGAGAAGATAGAAGCTGATCATAACATATGTGTTGATAGTCTATACAAAAATACAACAGGGAAAAAAACTTTATACactattgaaaaaaattaaaggatgAAATTCATTTGTGAAGATTGTAATTAGCTCACTCTATGTAAATTTTGGTACTCATAAGCTTCAAATTACCAGATACTAGTGTtatttacccgcgcgttgcacggggaatacatctattatatttgataggtcaattaataccttgatcattaaaaatataataaacaacggatgaaatagaagagtatgaaatgataagcaaagtggacaaaaagtcttaaattaaaacccttgttgcatagattgaacttcgtacaattgaataattaataaaaaaattggttaaccaaatctcaaattatgcaaaacatattaggggaaGTGGTTTAATGATgactaataaacaatagctgatttaatctacaatgaaaaaaagagaaaagattctttatgtacgtgattatgcgagttcattttttacacaataaaataaactaagtttgacccatatcaacatgaagttgtttcacattcttcatgagcctaaagacaataacacaaattatagatatgaagaatcaccaataaagcattcagaacacattttaatcttagaaaaaaaagattgtgccgcgaaatttgttattgtatttgatacattaattaatacttaatgaagatactttcttgttaaaatatatttcttcctgtaggagaatttaactcctataataatttgtacaaaaaaattaaagtggactatattattatgtagtaaaaaattaacatcaaactatattatattatgtttttcttgtaacaaaaaaaaattccgatgaaatcttattaacatttatttttatgtaga
This portion of the Lotus japonicus ecotype B-129 chromosome 3, LjGifu_v1.2 genome encodes:
- the LOC130743353 gene encoding monofunctional riboflavin biosynthesis protein RIBA 3, chloroplastic, with amino-acid sequence MDSASFPHPLISQVITSSSFHRSYPNHQSARFSLWNNRLWNSALCATGYSAAGIEDVFDDSNLKRNDNGSFFGALAPFETLKAEITPETNDFFVSDAEGDPDCPSEGYSSVEQALNTLRQGKFVIVVDDENGDIQGNLIMAASLTSTKDVAFMVKHGSGIVSVGMKEEDLQRLNLPLMSPETEDEDSSAPTFTITVDAKYGTSTGVSAADRAKTVLALSSPVSTSEDFIKPGHVFPLKYRNGGVLRRAGHTEASVDLVTLAGLSPVSVLTALVDEDGGSMASLPYLRKLAFEYSIPIVSITDLIRYRRKREKLVERTSVSRLPTKWGLFQAYCYRSKLDGTEHIAIVKGDIGDGQDVLVRVHSECLTGDIFGSARCDCGDQLDLAMRLIEEAGRGVVVYLRGHEGRGIGLGHKLKAYNLQDQGHDTVQANIELGLAVDAREYGIGAQILGDIGVRTMRLMTNNPAKFTGLKGYGLAVLGRVPVMTPITEENKRYLETKRTKMGHVYGSDIQGSLPGFNNSIVNDQDLPENT